The Methylomicrobium lacus LW14 genome window below encodes:
- the der gene encoding ribosome biogenesis GTPase Der, whose translation MLPVIALVGRPNVGKSTLFNYLTRTREALVADYPGLTRDRQYGRVKHGDMACLVVDTGGIPDDAEGIDNFSRKQVQIALEEADVVFFLVDAREGLSASDEVIAGGLRKLGKPIVLVVNKIDGIDANTVAADFHALALGEPVYIAAAHGRGVPDLLGGIRHLLPKVEQAAEAAPKGINIAVVGRPNVGKSTLVNRLLGEERVVVFDQPGTTRDSIYIPFERGGKTFTLIDTAGMRRRAKIEETVEKFSVIKSLQAIEKSNVVIYLIDASEGVTDQDAHLLGLVLETGRALIIGLNKWDGLSIEQKETVRRQLDLKLPFVDFAEKHPISALHGSGVGKLFDVVQSLYDAAMLDMSTPILTRILKEATDAHQPPMVNNRRIKLKYAHQGGRNPPLVIIHGVQTDALPNSYKRFLMNYFRDRLQLRGTPIRLEFKSPANPFEGQKNKLSDRQLEKRKRVVRHRKTEKK comes from the coding sequence ATGCTACCCGTTATCGCCTTGGTCGGTAGACCCAATGTCGGCAAATCCACCCTATTCAATTATCTGACCCGCACCCGCGAGGCCCTGGTCGCCGATTATCCGGGACTGACCCGCGATCGCCAGTATGGACGTGTCAAACACGGCGATATGGCCTGTCTGGTCGTCGATACCGGCGGCATCCCGGACGATGCGGAAGGCATCGACAATTTTTCGAGAAAACAGGTACAAATCGCGCTCGAAGAAGCCGATGTGGTCTTTTTCCTGGTCGATGCGCGCGAAGGGCTGAGCGCTTCGGATGAAGTGATTGCCGGCGGTCTGCGAAAACTCGGCAAACCCATCGTGCTGGTCGTGAACAAAATCGACGGCATCGACGCCAACACGGTCGCTGCGGACTTTCATGCCCTCGCGTTGGGCGAGCCGGTCTATATTGCGGCGGCGCACGGACGCGGCGTCCCCGATCTTCTCGGCGGCATCCGCCATTTATTGCCGAAAGTTGAGCAAGCTGCCGAAGCCGCGCCGAAAGGTATCAACATCGCGGTGGTCGGCCGGCCGAATGTTGGTAAATCGACGCTGGTCAACCGTTTGCTCGGCGAGGAGCGGGTCGTCGTGTTCGATCAACCCGGCACCACCCGCGACAGCATTTATATTCCGTTCGAACGCGGCGGCAAGACCTTCACGCTGATCGATACCGCCGGCATGCGCCGCCGGGCGAAGATTGAGGAAACGGTCGAAAAATTCAGCGTGATCAAGTCGCTGCAGGCGATCGAAAAATCGAATGTGGTGATTTATCTGATCGACGCGAGCGAAGGCGTGACCGATCAGGATGCGCATTTATTGGGTCTAGTGCTGGAGACCGGGAGAGCCCTGATCATCGGCCTGAACAAGTGGGACGGGCTATCGATTGAGCAGAAAGAAACGGTCAGGCGGCAACTCGATCTTAAACTGCCGTTTGTCGATTTTGCCGAAAAACACCCGATTTCGGCGCTGCACGGCAGCGGCGTCGGCAAGCTGTTCGATGTGGTGCAAAGCCTGTATGATGCGGCGATGCTGGATATGTCAACGCCAATTTTGACGCGTATCCTGAAGGAAGCGACCGACGCGCATCAGCCGCCGATGGTCAACAATCGGCGCATCAAGCTCAAATACGCGCACCAAGGCGGACGCAATCCGCCGCTCGTGATCATTCACGGGGTGCAAACCGACGCCTTGCCGAATTCATATAAGCGTTTTTTGATGAACTATTTCCGCGACCGCTTGCAGTTAAGAGGCACGCCTATCAGGCTCGAATTCAAATCGCCCGCCAATCCTTTTGAAGGCCAAAAGAACAAGTTGAGCGACCGGCAATTGGAAAAGCGCAAGCGCGTGGTTCGGCACCGGAAAACTGAAAAGAAGTAA
- the bamB gene encoding outer membrane protein assembly factor BamB produces the protein MRFFLVLLITAGLSACASMESAGEALEEIKDYVLGGEDNAEPPTPLVELAEEVKVEVLWKESVGVGTDEKTLKLVPAVGTGKVVAADVDGLVEAHKISDGERVWETETDYHFSGGPGLGDGIVILGTTDAEVVALRLENGEKLWASSVPGEVLSIPAVAQGIVLVRCTDGSITALNEKTGAKVWSYERSVPALSIRGTGAPIIVEDNAIFGEDNGKLIALRLTDGKLTWEAGIVAPKGRSEIERLVDLDVDPVSEGGVVYIASYHGGVGAVSELDGYLLWRNEQLSSNSGLSIVDGHLYVTDTDSNVLQLDDRSGSSLWKQKELQYRKLSAPAAYDNYVVVGDLEGYVHWLSNSDGRQLGRVQITDGPIDAKPVVADNTVFVYAKDGTLAALKVR, from the coding sequence ATGCGTTTTTTCCTGGTATTGTTGATCACGGCGGGACTCAGCGCGTGCGCGTCGATGGAGTCCGCGGGCGAGGCGTTGGAAGAAATCAAGGATTATGTGCTGGGCGGTGAAGATAACGCCGAACCGCCCACGCCGCTGGTCGAATTGGCCGAGGAAGTCAAAGTCGAGGTCCTCTGGAAGGAATCGGTCGGCGTCGGCACCGATGAAAAAACGCTGAAGCTGGTTCCGGCGGTAGGCACCGGTAAAGTCGTTGCTGCGGATGTAGACGGCTTGGTCGAAGCGCATAAGATCAGCGACGGCGAGCGGGTTTGGGAAACCGAAACCGACTACCATTTCTCGGGCGGGCCGGGCCTTGGCGATGGCATCGTTATTTTGGGCACGACCGATGCGGAAGTCGTGGCGCTGAGACTCGAAAACGGCGAAAAGTTGTGGGCCTCTTCGGTTCCGGGCGAAGTGTTGTCGATCCCGGCGGTCGCGCAAGGCATCGTGCTCGTGCGCTGCACGGACGGTTCGATCACCGCATTGAATGAAAAAACCGGCGCGAAAGTCTGGAGCTATGAGCGTAGCGTACCGGCTTTAAGTATTCGCGGCACCGGGGCGCCGATCATCGTCGAAGACAATGCGATTTTCGGCGAAGACAACGGCAAGCTGATCGCCTTGCGTTTGACGGACGGCAAGCTGACCTGGGAAGCCGGCATCGTGGCCCCCAAAGGACGCTCCGAAATCGAAAGACTGGTCGATCTCGATGTGGACCCTGTCTCCGAGGGCGGCGTGGTTTATATCGCCAGCTATCACGGCGGCGTCGGCGCGGTGTCGGAACTCGACGGCTATCTGCTCTGGCGCAACGAACAACTTTCCTCTAATTCGGGGCTGAGCATCGTTGACGGCCATTTATATGTCACCGACACCGATAGCAATGTGCTGCAACTGGATGACCGCTCCGGGTCGTCGTTATGGAAGCAGAAGGAATTGCAGTACAGAAAGCTGAGCGCGCCGGCCGCATACGACAACTACGTCGTCGTTGGCGATCTGGAAGGCTATGTGCATTGGTTGTCGAACAGCGACGGCAGACAGCTAGGACGAGTCCAAATTACCGACGGACCGATCGACGCCAAACCCGTGGTCGCCGATAATACGGTTTTTGTTTACGCCAAAGACGGCACGCTGGCCGCGTTAAAGGTTCGCTGA
- a CDS encoding YfgM family protein — translation MAIYDSEEEQLEALKAWWNENGTSAIVGVVVGIALIGGWNFWRTHQQEKAAQASVAYSQLVKAVEANNQNAIEQLGKQLHDKFGDSSYAAYDGLQQAKLKVQKGDLAGAKAILKEVAAQPNKELSHVARIRLVRLMLASGEYEQGLQLINEVDPATKSGFSASYDELTGDLYVAMDRLDEARTAYQNALNSGAQSPLLKIKIDDLTAAEPVSVAQPVKDSK, via the coding sequence GTGGCAATCTACGATTCAGAAGAAGAACAGCTTGAGGCCCTAAAAGCCTGGTGGAATGAAAACGGTACCTCGGCGATCGTCGGCGTGGTTGTCGGCATCGCGCTGATCGGCGGCTGGAATTTTTGGCGAACGCACCAGCAGGAAAAAGCGGCGCAGGCTTCTGTTGCCTACAGCCAGCTGGTCAAGGCGGTCGAGGCAAATAATCAAAACGCGATCGAGCAATTGGGCAAACAGTTGCACGACAAGTTTGGCGACAGCAGTTATGCCGCTTATGACGGCTTGCAACAGGCGAAATTGAAGGTTCAAAAAGGCGATTTGGCCGGCGCGAAAGCGATTTTGAAGGAGGTTGCGGCGCAGCCGAATAAGGAACTGAGCCATGTCGCTCGTATTCGTCTGGTCCGGCTCATGCTGGCGAGCGGCGAATATGAACAGGGGCTGCAACTGATCAATGAAGTTGACCCGGCGACCAAATCCGGTTTTTCGGCCAGTTACGACGAATTGACCGGCGACTTGTATGTGGCGATGGACCGGCTCGATGAAGCGCGCACCGCTTATCAAAATGCATTGAACAGTGGGGCTCAGTCGCCGTTGCTGAAGATCAAGATCGACGATCTGACCGCCGCGGAACCCGTTTCTGTCGCACAGCCGGTCAAAGATTCGAAATAA
- the hisS gene encoding histidine--tRNA ligase: MANHIQAIRGMHDVLPEQAPLWQYAENIIREVLGAYGYSEIRTPIVEKTELFKRSIGEVTDIVEKEMYTFDDRNGDSLTLRPEGTAGCLRACLEHGLIANQTHRLWYYGPMYRHERPQKGRYRQFFQLGVETYGMAGPDIDAELILIMHRMWQRLGIRDKVRLEINSLGTIGERSAYRESLVAYFKTHIDQLDADSLRRLETNPLRILDTKNPEMKAVVGGAPVLMDYLGEASQAHFDGFRQILDDLGVAYEINVRLVRGLDYYCNTVFEWVTDELGSQGTVCAGGRYDGLIEQLGGKASHAVGFAMGIERVLALVETLTDVPLARPVDAYLIRVGEPAERAGIRIAELLRSEVPQLKLQVHCGGGSFKSQFKKADKSGAEFALILGDDEVSRGEIAIKSLRSGNEAESAQSSLGEQQAVEFFRQRYGKN; the protein is encoded by the coding sequence ATGGCAAATCATATACAAGCAATCCGCGGCATGCATGACGTGCTTCCCGAGCAGGCGCCGCTTTGGCAATATGCCGAAAATATCATCCGGGAAGTCTTGGGCGCGTATGGGTACAGTGAAATACGCACGCCGATCGTCGAAAAAACCGAACTGTTCAAACGCTCGATCGGCGAAGTGACCGACATCGTCGAAAAGGAGATGTACACCTTCGACGACCGTAACGGCGATTCGTTGACCTTGCGTCCCGAAGGCACGGCCGGCTGTTTAAGGGCTTGCCTCGAACATGGCTTGATCGCGAATCAAACGCATCGCCTCTGGTATTACGGCCCGATGTACCGGCATGAACGACCGCAGAAAGGGCGTTACCGGCAGTTTTTCCAATTGGGCGTCGAAACCTACGGCATGGCGGGGCCGGATATTGATGCCGAGTTGATTCTGATCATGCACCGGATGTGGCAGCGCCTGGGTATTCGCGATAAGGTGCGCCTGGAGATCAACTCACTCGGCACGATCGGCGAAAGAAGCGCTTACCGGGAAAGTCTGGTGGCCTATTTCAAGACGCATATCGATCAGCTGGACGCGGACAGTCTCAGACGCCTTGAAACCAATCCGCTCAGGATTCTCGATACCAAAAATCCGGAGATGAAAGCCGTGGTCGGCGGCGCGCCGGTGTTGATGGATTATTTAGGCGAGGCAAGCCAAGCGCATTTTGACGGCTTCAGACAAATTCTCGATGATTTGGGCGTTGCTTACGAGATCAATGTGCGCCTGGTGCGCGGCCTCGATTATTACTGCAATACCGTATTCGAATGGGTGACCGACGAGTTGGGATCGCAAGGCACCGTCTGCGCCGGCGGCCGTTATGACGGCCTGATTGAACAGCTGGGCGGCAAGGCCAGCCATGCGGTCGGCTTCGCGATGGGCATCGAACGCGTATTGGCGCTGGTCGAAACGCTGACCGACGTGCCGCTTGCCCGTCCGGTCGATGCCTATCTGATCAGGGTAGGGGAGCCGGCCGAACGCGCGGGCATCAGGATCGCGGAATTGCTGCGCAGCGAAGTGCCGCAATTGAAACTCCAGGTCCATTGCGGCGGCGGCAGTTTCAAGAGCCAGTTCAAGAAAGCCGACAAGTCGGGCGCCGAATTTGCGCTTATCTTGGGCGATGACGAGGTCAGCCGCGGCGAGATTGCCATCAAGTCCTTGCGCTCCGGCAATGAGGCCGAGTCTGCGCAATCGAGCCTAGGCGAGCAGCAGGCGGTCGAGTTTTTCCGGCAGCGCTATGGCAAGAATTAA
- the pilW gene encoding type IV pilus biogenesis/stability protein PilW, translated as MIRIWLCCAVLTLSACSWFGNKSPERDQTQVSDTYYQLGVRYLDMNKLEEAKENLLRAVDEDSDNAQAHNALAFLYEKLRQDDEAEDQYEIALNSKPDDFGTQNNLGRFWCEHGQPEKGLELLIKAGDAPMNERQWLALTNAGRCELTLGHSDRAETAFRKALDLNKSYAPALAAMQKISYQKGELWPAKAFLARYLSVAGHTPETVFIGYHTERALGNQAAAEEYRTLLRDKFPNSSEAKKIGSARK; from the coding sequence GTGATCCGGATTTGGCTTTGCTGTGCGGTGCTGACGCTGAGCGCCTGTTCCTGGTTCGGCAACAAGTCGCCCGAGCGCGATCAGACGCAAGTATCCGACACTTATTACCAGCTTGGCGTCCGTTATCTGGACATGAACAAGCTGGAAGAAGCGAAGGAAAATCTATTGCGCGCGGTCGATGAAGATTCCGATAACGCCCAGGCGCATAATGCGCTGGCGTTTCTGTATGAGAAATTAAGGCAAGATGACGAGGCGGAAGATCAATACGAGATCGCGCTGAATAGCAAGCCTGACGATTTCGGCACGCAAAACAATCTCGGCCGGTTTTGGTGCGAACACGGACAGCCGGAGAAAGGCCTGGAACTGTTGATCAAAGCGGGCGACGCTCCTATGAACGAGCGCCAATGGCTGGCATTGACGAATGCGGGGCGGTGCGAACTGACGCTCGGTCATTCTGATCGGGCGGAGACGGCTTTTAGAAAGGCGCTGGATTTGAATAAGTCCTATGCGCCGGCCTTGGCCGCAATGCAAAAAATCAGTTATCAAAAGGGCGAGCTGTGGCCGGCGAAAGCCTTCCTGGCCCGTTATCTGAGCGTTGCCGGCCATACGCCGGAAACCGTGTTCATCGGCTATCATACCGAGCGTGCGCTGGGCAATCAGGCCGCCGCGGAAGAATACCGCACTCTGTTACGGGATAAATTCCCCAACTCCAGCGAAGCAAAAAAAATCGGGTCTGCTCGTAAATAA
- the rlmN gene encoding 23S rRNA (adenine(2503)-C(2))-methyltransferase RlmN codes for MNSAPAPVKSALINLLDFDRKGLAAFFAEHGEKPFRATQLLKWIYQEGVDDFEAMTNLSKALRAWLSEHCRIEAPEIVLEQKATDGTRKWVLETHCGNRVETVFIPEESRGTLCVSSQIGCALACTFCSTAQQGFNRNLSTGEIIGQVLAAQKRLGSEGKITNVVMMGMGEPLLNFDNVVAAMNLMMDDFAFGLSKRRVTLSTSGVVPAMYRLTEVCDVSLAVSLHAVRDELRDQLVPINKKYPLKELMEACRDNAKIAPRRTITFEYVMLDGINDSIEDAKGLIKLLSTVPSKLNLIPFNPFPNSSYRCSSNNRINQFRVMLNEAGIVTTVRKTRGEDIDAACGQLVGKVQDKSRRHLKLKAAENERAA; via the coding sequence ATGAACTCTGCGCCCGCACCCGTTAAGTCGGCGTTGATTAATTTGCTCGATTTCGACAGAAAAGGCCTCGCGGCCTTTTTTGCCGAGCATGGCGAAAAACCGTTTCGCGCGACGCAGCTGTTGAAATGGATTTATCAGGAAGGCGTCGACGATTTTGAAGCGATGACCAACCTGAGCAAAGCGTTGCGCGCCTGGCTTTCGGAACATTGCCGGATCGAGGCACCCGAGATCGTGCTTGAACAAAAAGCAACCGATGGTACCCGCAAATGGGTGCTGGAGACGCATTGCGGCAACCGGGTCGAGACGGTATTCATTCCGGAAGAGAGTCGTGGCACCCTGTGCGTGTCTTCGCAGATCGGCTGCGCCTTGGCGTGCACGTTTTGTTCGACCGCGCAGCAAGGCTTCAACCGTAATCTGAGTACCGGCGAAATCATCGGTCAGGTGCTGGCCGCGCAAAAACGGCTGGGTTCCGAGGGCAAAATCACGAATGTCGTGATGATGGGCATGGGCGAACCGTTGTTGAATTTCGACAATGTGGTCGCGGCGATGAACCTGATGATGGACGATTTTGCCTTCGGCCTGTCCAAGCGGCGAGTCACCTTGAGCACGTCCGGCGTGGTGCCGGCGATGTACCGGTTGACCGAAGTTTGCGACGTCAGCCTCGCGGTGTCGTTGCATGCGGTCCGGGATGAACTGCGCGACCAGCTGGTGCCGATCAACAAGAAATATCCGTTGAAGGAACTGATGGAAGCCTGTCGGGACAACGCGAAAATTGCGCCGCGGCGCACGATCACGTTCGAATATGTGATGCTCGACGGCATCAACGACTCGATCGAAGATGCGAAAGGCCTGATCAAATTGTTGTCGACGGTACCGTCCAAACTGAATCTGATTCCGTTCAATCCGTTTCCGAATTCGTCTTACCGTTGCTCCAGCAATAACCGGATCAATCAGTTCAGAGTGATGCTGAACGAGGCCGGCATCGTGACTACGGTCAGAAAAACACGCGGCGAAGATATCGATGCGGCTTGCGGCCAATTGGTCGGCAAGGTGCAGGACAAGAGCCGCCGGCATTTGAAATTGAAAGCTGCGGAAAATGAACGCGCGGCCTAA
- the ndk gene encoding nucleoside-diphosphate kinase: protein MAIERTFSIIKPDAVAKNVIGEIYSRFEKNGLKIVAAKMIHLSQAQAEGFYAVHKERPFFKDLVSFMISGPVIMQVLEGENAIAKHRDIMGATNPKDAAPGTIRADFASSIDENAVHGSDGADTAKEEIAFFFSDNELCARTR, encoded by the coding sequence ATGGCGATAGAACGCACTTTTTCGATCATCAAACCTGACGCAGTAGCCAAAAATGTCATCGGCGAAATCTACAGCCGTTTTGAAAAGAACGGTCTGAAAATCGTTGCGGCGAAGATGATTCACCTGAGCCAGGCGCAGGCGGAAGGTTTTTATGCAGTGCATAAAGAGCGTCCGTTTTTCAAGGATCTGGTATCGTTCATGATTTCCGGTCCCGTGATCATGCAGGTTCTGGAAGGCGAAAACGCGATCGCGAAACATCGCGACATCATGGGCGCGACCAACCCGAAAGATGCGGCGCCAGGCACGATTCGTGCCGATTTCGCCAGCAGTATCGATGAAAACGCGGTGCACGGTTCCGACGGTGCCGACACTGCCAAAGAAGAAATCGCTTTCTTTTTCTCGGACAATGAACTCTGCGCCCGCACCCGTTAA
- the secF gene encoding protein translocase subunit SecF, protein MELFKIKRDIPFMRYGRVTTTISLVTFILAIFALGFKGLNLGLDFTGGIQIEVRYDQPANLETVRNILEEQKLTESSVQNIGSVKDVLIRLPMKPETNNARLSEMVLAKLKEQDAGVVLRSVEFVGPQVGQELFESGGLALMLVVAGIMGYLAIRFEWRFALAAIIANMHDIVIILGMFAFFQWEFTLPVLAGVLAILGYSVNESVVVFDRVRENFHMMRNASVADMIDNAITATMSRTVITHFMTQLMVLAMFFFGGEALHNFALALTIGIVFGIYSSVLVASPILLWLGVSRQDLMAKKESVEIDDLP, encoded by the coding sequence ATGGAATTATTTAAAATTAAACGCGATATCCCGTTTATGCGCTATGGTCGGGTGACTACGACCATTTCGCTGGTGACTTTTATTTTGGCGATATTCGCATTGGGCTTTAAAGGGCTTAATTTGGGCTTGGACTTTACCGGCGGCATCCAAATCGAAGTCCGTTACGATCAGCCGGCTAACCTCGAAACCGTGCGAAATATTCTGGAAGAGCAGAAGCTAACCGAATCTTCGGTGCAGAATATCGGAAGCGTGAAAGATGTACTGATCCGTTTGCCCATGAAGCCCGAAACCAACAACGCCAGGTTGAGCGAGATGGTGTTGGCAAAATTGAAAGAGCAAGACGCTGGCGTCGTGTTACGCAGTGTCGAGTTTGTCGGACCGCAAGTCGGCCAGGAATTGTTCGAAAGCGGCGGATTGGCGTTGATGTTGGTCGTGGCGGGAATTATGGGTTATTTAGCCATCCGCTTCGAGTGGCGCTTTGCGTTGGCGGCCATCATCGCCAACATGCACGACATCGTGATTATTCTCGGCATGTTCGCGTTTTTTCAATGGGAATTCACGCTGCCTGTGCTGGCGGGCGTATTGGCGATATTGGGCTATTCGGTCAACGAATCGGTTGTGGTTTTCGACCGGGTGCGGGAGAATTTCCATATGATGCGCAATGCGAGTGTGGCCGATATGATCGATAACGCCATTACGGCAACGATGTCGCGCACCGTGATTACGCATTTCATGACTCAGTTGATGGTGTTGGCGATGTTTTTCTTCGGCGGCGAAGCGCTGCATAATTTTGCGCTGGCGTTGACCATCGGCATCGTGTTCGGCATTTACTCGTCCGTTCTGGTCGCAAGCCCTATCCTGCTGTGGTTGGGCGTATCGAGACAAGATCTGATGGCAAAAAAAGAAAGTGTCGAAATCGATGATTTGCCTTAA
- the secD gene encoding protein translocase subunit SecD, whose amino-acid sequence MQNHFPLWKNILILAVFVFSAIYALPNLYGDDPSVQVSPTHSAAMDLGQANKIEAAIKAAGVSIKAFEYKNDRVLARFNNTDDQIKVADLLRDQFGDGFSVALNLAPATPAWLDALGAKAMYLGLDLRGGVHFLMEVDMDAAVKQAEDRYNDDVRQAFRTAKIRYQSVSKEGARIKVKLNSVDDRAAAVGLLARDFPGLNIQDTPAQDEILLEMTEKEVREIKKNAVGQNITTLRNRVNELGVAEPVIQQQGDNRIVVQLPGVQDTARAKEILGTTATLEYRLVDTEHDVQNAVEGHVPAGSRLYSEKNGNPILLDRRIIVTGDQIVDASSGMDQDGRPAVFITLNGAGASKMGKVTQDNVGKPMAVVFIEYKVDTKVVDGQKVRTKQKVEKVISVATIQGVFSKRFQTTGLDGPGEARNLALLLRAGSLVAPVDIVEERTVGPSLGQENIGKGINSNVYGFIAITLFMIAYYRLFGVFSVVALGVNVLLLVAVLSLLQATLTLPGMAGIALTVGMAIDANVLINERIREELRIGMTPNAAIYAGYERAFATILDSNITTLIAGVALFMLGSGPIRGFALVLCIGILTSMFSAVLVSRALVNGVYGWRHKLDKLAI is encoded by the coding sequence ATGCAAAACCATTTCCCGCTCTGGAAAAATATTTTAATCCTGGCCGTTTTCGTCTTTTCGGCGATCTATGCGCTGCCGAATCTGTATGGGGACGATCCTTCCGTGCAGGTGTCTCCGACGCATTCGGCCGCTATGGATCTGGGTCAAGCCAATAAAATCGAAGCAGCAATCAAGGCGGCCGGTGTTTCCATCAAGGCCTTTGAATACAAGAACGACCGGGTGTTGGCACGGTTCAACAATACCGATGATCAGATCAAGGTCGCGGACTTGCTGCGCGATCAATTCGGCGACGGTTTCTCTGTCGCGCTGAATCTGGCACCTGCGACGCCGGCCTGGCTTGATGCGTTGGGCGCTAAGGCGATGTATCTCGGCCTCGACCTGCGCGGGGGCGTGCACTTTCTGATGGAAGTCGATATGGATGCAGCGGTCAAGCAGGCCGAAGATCGTTATAACGACGATGTGCGCCAGGCGTTCAGAACGGCGAAGATCCGCTACCAGTCGGTCAGCAAGGAAGGCGCCCGAATCAAGGTCAAATTGAACTCGGTGGACGATCGTGCCGCGGCGGTCGGGTTGCTGGCGCGCGATTTTCCCGGGCTCAATATCCAGGATACCCCGGCGCAGGATGAAATTTTGCTCGAGATGACGGAGAAGGAAGTCCGTGAAATCAAAAAGAACGCGGTCGGCCAGAACATCACGACCTTGCGCAACCGGGTCAACGAATTGGGTGTGGCGGAGCCTGTGATCCAGCAGCAGGGTGACAACCGTATCGTCGTGCAATTGCCCGGTGTCCAGGATACCGCCCGCGCTAAAGAAATTCTCGGCACTACCGCGACCTTGGAATACCGTCTGGTCGATACCGAACATGACGTGCAAAACGCGGTCGAAGGCCATGTGCCGGCCGGCAGCCGCCTGTATTCCGAGAAGAACGGCAATCCGATCCTGCTCGACCGCCGCATCATCGTGACCGGCGACCAGATCGTCGATGCCTCTTCCGGCATGGATCAGGACGGCCGTCCTGCGGTGTTCATCACCTTGAACGGCGCCGGTGCTTCGAAGATGGGCAAGGTGACCCAGGATAACGTCGGCAAGCCTATGGCGGTCGTGTTCATCGAATATAAGGTCGACACTAAGGTCGTCGACGGCCAGAAAGTCCGTACCAAGCAAAAAGTCGAAAAAGTGATCAGCGTCGCGACGATCCAGGGTGTGTTCAGCAAGCGCTTCCAGACTACCGGTCTCGACGGTCCGGGTGAGGCGCGCAATCTGGCGTTGCTGCTCAGAGCAGGATCCTTGGTCGCGCCGGTCGACATCGTCGAAGAGCGTACAGTCGGTCCCAGCCTGGGTCAAGAAAATATCGGCAAGGGCATCAATTCCAATGTCTACGGCTTCATAGCGATCACGCTGTTCATGATTGCTTATTACCGTCTGTTCGGTGTTTTTTCCGTCGTCGCCTTGGGCGTGAACGTGTTGCTGCTGGTTGCGGTGCTGTCTTTGCTGCAAGCCACGTTAACGCTGCCGGGCATGGCGGGCATTGCACTGACCGTGGGCATGGCCATTGACGCCAATGTGCTGATCAACGAGCGAATTCGCGAGGAGCTTAGGATCGGTATGACCCCAAATGCCGCCATTTATGCCGGTTATGAACGAGCGTTTGCGACCATTTTAGATTCCAATATCACCACCTTGATTGCCGGCGTCGCGTTGTTCATGCTGGGCTCGGGCCCCATTCGCGGTTTTGCGCTGGTGCTGTGTATCGGAATTTTAACCTCCATGTTCAGCGCGGTTCTTGTGTCGAGAGCGTTGGTCAATGGCGTGTACGGTTGGCGGCATAAATTGGATAAATTGGCTATCTAA
- the yajC gene encoding preprotein translocase subunit YajC has protein sequence MSFFISDAMAAAAPAAQQAPGIEGMLFPLGILLFFYFMFLRPQSKRAKEKKEMLSKMQKGAEVVTSGGILGKVVELGDNFVKIEVSDNVFIQVQRQSVENIMPKGTYKAVTKKISTNKV, from the coding sequence ATGAGTTTCTTTATTTCCGACGCGATGGCAGCCGCCGCGCCGGCCGCGCAACAAGCGCCCGGCATCGAGGGCATGCTGTTTCCCTTGGGCATCCTGCTGTTCTTCTATTTCATGTTCCTGCGTCCACAATCAAAACGCGCCAAGGAAAAGAAAGAAATGCTCTCCAAAATGCAGAAAGGCGCCGAAGTGGTGACCTCGGGCGGCATTTTGGGCAAGGTCGTCGAACTGGGCGACAATTTCGTCAAAATCGAAGTCTCCGACAATGTATTCATCCAGGTGCAACGGCAAAGTGTCGAAAACATCATGCCTAAGGGCACCTATAAGGCCGTGACCAAAAAGATTTCCACCAACAAAGTCTGA